Proteins from a single region of Aythya fuligula isolate bAytFul2 chromosome 3, bAytFul2.pri, whole genome shotgun sequence:
- the MRPS10 gene encoding 28S ribosomal protein S10, mitochondrial isoform X1, producing MAAGCLWRRLWQASARPANYASRIIQKQCFLPTSDLMGVRFSGSHAQTQEHKTNPLVTISEEPETLYKRLSLLVKGHDKAVLDSYEYFAVLAAKELGISVEKIHRPPKKIERFTLLKSVHIYKKHRVQYEMRTHYTCLELKYLTGSTAAVYLEYVERNLPEGVAMEVKKTKIEKIPEHIQEPVWDTLPQVEETEVKS from the exons atggcggcggggtGCCTGTGGCGGCGGCTGTGGCAG GCATCGGCTCGTCCTGCCAATTATGCAAGCAGAATTATtcaaaagcaatgttttcttcC AACCAGTGACTTGATGGGAGTACGATTCTCTGGATCCCATGCTCAAACTCAGGAGCATAAAACTAATCCTCTG GTGACTATTTCAGAGGAGCCAGAAACACTGTACAAGAGACTGTCCCTTTTGGTTAAAGGCCACGATAAAGCTGTGTTGGACAGCTATGAATATTTCGCAGTGCTTGCAGCTAAAGAACTTGGCATCTCTGTTGAAAAAAT ACACAGACCTCCAAAGAAGATAGAACGATTTACTCTTCTAAAATCTGTACACATTTACAAGAAGCACAGAGTTCAGTATGAAATGAGAACACATTACACATGTTTGGAG TTAAAATACCTAACGGGTAGTACTGCTGCAGTGTACTTGGAGTATGTTGAACGAAACTTACCTGAAGGAGTTGCCATGGAAGTAAAAAAG acTAAGATAGAGAAAATACCTGAACACATTCAGGAACCAGTTTGGGATACACTACCTCAagtagaagaaacagaagtcaAATCATGA
- the MRPS10 gene encoding 28S ribosomal protein S10, mitochondrial isoform X2, with the protein MASARPANYASRIIQKQCFLPTSDLMGVRFSGSHAQTQEHKTNPLVTISEEPETLYKRLSLLVKGHDKAVLDSYEYFAVLAAKELGISVEKIHRPPKKIERFTLLKSVHIYKKHRVQYEMRTHYTCLELKYLTGSTAAVYLEYVERNLPEGVAMEVKKTKIEKIPEHIQEPVWDTLPQVEETEVKS; encoded by the exons ATG GCATCGGCTCGTCCTGCCAATTATGCAAGCAGAATTATtcaaaagcaatgttttcttcC AACCAGTGACTTGATGGGAGTACGATTCTCTGGATCCCATGCTCAAACTCAGGAGCATAAAACTAATCCTCTG GTGACTATTTCAGAGGAGCCAGAAACACTGTACAAGAGACTGTCCCTTTTGGTTAAAGGCCACGATAAAGCTGTGTTGGACAGCTATGAATATTTCGCAGTGCTTGCAGCTAAAGAACTTGGCATCTCTGTTGAAAAAAT ACACAGACCTCCAAAGAAGATAGAACGATTTACTCTTCTAAAATCTGTACACATTTACAAGAAGCACAGAGTTCAGTATGAAATGAGAACACATTACACATGTTTGGAG TTAAAATACCTAACGGGTAGTACTGCTGCAGTGTACTTGGAGTATGTTGAACGAAACTTACCTGAAGGAGTTGCCATGGAAGTAAAAAAG acTAAGATAGAGAAAATACCTGAACACATTCAGGAACCAGTTTGGGATACACTACCTCAagtagaagaaacagaagtcaAATCATGA